The Tenrec ecaudatus isolate mTenEca1 chromosome 12, mTenEca1.hap1, whole genome shotgun sequence genomic interval ggggtcaccacaacttgaggaactgtatgaaagggtcgcggcattgggaaggttgagaactcctGCTGTAAAGgcttacagcattggaaacccattggggctgttctactctgccatatggGGTTGCctagggtcagaattgactgtgacaGCAGTTGAGttgtagggttttttgtttgtttttaacaacaCTGCATGGACTCCTTGGGTGTGCTGCTTTCTCAGTTCACCCTTGGTTTCCCTGTTGTGAGCCTCTGGGGAAGGGGGAGAGCTGCAAGTATTTCATCGCAATGAATGTTAATGAATGTTTGTTGACTGTCTAactatagcgaccctataggccagaaTAGAATGGCTCCCTGGAGTTTccacagcttcatctttttctcttggagcagctggtggacttgaactctcagccttgcagttagcagcctaacacataaccgactacaccaccagggctctggagaGGTGATAACAGAATTGACAAGCATGCCTCTCTGATGAAGTGGACACTTTtggaatggggagtggggagtgggatgAGATGAGTAACACAGCCGTCAGTGTGATAGATGAGTGCATGATTTGGTACTTGGGAggtggtaggagccctggtggcatatacattgggctgctaactgcaggatcagcagttggaaacgccTCTGGtgaaaagataaagctttctactcccataaagaacccCCCGGGCAGTTGTAACCTGTTGCTGTGAATCGGAATTGACACCATAGCAGGGAGCTGTGCGGGTGGTAGGTGACAGAGAGAACAAGTGGGCAGAGGTGTTGGAAGTGTGTGTGGGAAGCGTGGCCATGGCCTGTTTTATAGGGAGTCTTTGTGTTAGGTCTCAGCTCTGAGCACACTTCTTtaggcctcagtttctccatctgtaaaAAGATGACAAGGACACACACCACAGTCTtctccacagccccccccccccaaacacacacacactggggctTTCTGCGACGATGAAATGCCCAAATGTGTACTGTCCAGTATGGTGACGATAGGCCACACGTGGTACTTGACATGTGGCTAGTGTGACTTGGTAACCACATTTGTTTTTACTTCATTTAAACTGCCACCTGTGGCCATCCACTTGGACAGCGCAAGTCTAGATGGCCACAACTGTGAGCCCTCTTGGGACTCTCCTAGACATTTGCCCCGTTCCACTGTATAGAGGAGATAGCTGGGGATTTGGTGCACCGCTTtcttctacccccccccccccccacacacacacagggctctGTGGCTCGGCCCTTCCTCCCATGCGTCATAGATGGGACCTgactcctgggggtggggtgggggggtggatctgCTACGTGCCCTGCagggctgtgtgatcatgggcaTTTCCAGCTCCAGGGTGACGTTTCTCCCCGCCTGCATCCGTAGATCACCGTGGACCTGGCCTTTGCCTTTCATTCTGGCAGCAGACGGGTGTCCTCACGgactgggcgggggggggggggggggggggggtggggacttTCTcactcctccccccctccctgacAAACTCTGCTCCTGCGCCTGGGGCCTGGCATGTCTAGGCGGGTGGATGGCACAGACTAGCTTCCTGCCTGGATGCATGAGGGGTGGCGGGGCTGGAGGGAAGCCTTTCgttcagcccccacccccaagacccCTGAGTCACCACCTCCCTGCATGGAGGTGAAGGGGACTGACTGGTCTAGCGGACTCGGGGCAGAACCAACCACAAAATTGCTGGATTCGGTTAAGCAAATTGCATCTGCTTCTGAGGTTTCCAGTTTCCTCCCCATCTGCAAATTGGGGTTGGTGAGAGGACTCCCCATGAGGTGGAGCCAGCTGTCCCCCCgcggccccccccccacccccgcacaggGCCCGGGACCCACTTTGTCCCCATTAAACCTGCTTTGCAGGGCTTCTCAGCGGGGTGTGCCTCGCGCCTTTCTTTGGTCGCCGGCacctttttctttctgctttagcAGGGGCTGGACCTGAAGAGGGCGGGGGAGTGGGCGGGGCCTTGCAACAGTTGCTTCCTGCTTGCTGATTGGCCCTCTGGGGAAGGGGCGTGGCCCTTACCTTATAATAGGGAAAGGAGGCTTCAGCCTCCCAGCGTTGGCTGAGCCTTTGTCTGTGGGTGCCTCagcctctttctttcctttcctgcAGCGGTTGCCGGCCGTGTCGAGCTGCCAACTTTTCGCCTGGATCTATCTCCTCATCTCTCCTGACGCCTCAGGCCGAAGCCCTCGGGGTATGTAACAGCCATGCCTATGGACACGCTGGCCTCTGGGTCTCCCGCCGCCCCGGCCCTACCTTTCCGCCTGCGGACCAAGGTCCCTGGCTACCTGGGGAGGCGGCCAGCAGATGGAGGCGCTCGTAAACCCAGCGCCGTGGAGCGCCTGGAGGCGGACAAAGCCAAGTATGTCAAGAGCCTGCATGTGGCCACCACCCGCCAAGAGCCTGTGCAGCCCCTGCTGTCCAAGCAGCCCCTCTTCAGCCCCGGGACTCGTCGCACAGTGCTCACACCTAGCCGCCgagccctgcctggccctggacGCCGGCCCCAGCTGGACCTGGACATCCTTAGCAGCCTCATCAACTTGTGTGACAGCCCTGTGTCTCCTGCTGAGGCCAGCCGGCCCCCTGGGCGGGCAGACGGCCCCCGGCAGGACCTCCCAGCCACCCCTCCACGGCCATCCCTTAGCACAGCTGCAGTCCGCAGGGTGGACGTCCGccccctgcctgcctgctctGCCCAACCCTGCCCATCGCCAGGCAGCGCCGCCGCCTCCAGCCCTGCGCGGCCTCCGGGCTTGCAGCGCTGCAAGTCAGACCTGAGCGAGCGCCTCTCCAGGGCAGCTGCTGACTTGGAGCGCTTCTTTAACTTCTGTGGCCTGGACCCCGAGGAGGCTCGGGGCCTGGGTGTGGCCCACCTGGCTCGGGCCAGCTCAGACATCGTGTCCCTGGCTGGACCCAGCGCTGGGCCAGGCAGCTCTGAGGGGGGCTGCTCCCGCCGGAGCTCTGCCACTGCCGAGGACCGAGCCCGCGACCGCGTCCCCTATGGCGTGTCTGTCGTAGAACGCAACGCCCGAGTGATCAAGTGGCTGTATGGGTTGCGGCAGGCCCGAGAGAGCTCGGCAGTGGAGTGCTAGGCCCCTggaccaggcatttgccacaggACAGATGCTCCGCTCCTCGTCCACGTGCTCCTGCTCCCAGTGAACTTGTTACCCAGGCAAAGGCCCAGAGGCAGGACCAGCATCCCTCTGACAAGGACAGACCTTGGGGAAGGTTGCCTCTTGACCTTGGGTGGGCCACTCCTGCACCTCAAAATacgagggtttttgtttgtttgtttgtttgtttgttgacctgtcTGTACTCTTGCTCAGTTGGTCTACTGGGGCTGGATTTGGGACACTTAGCCCTCCCTACCAAGAGCAAGGAGGCATGGCATTTCACTGGGTCCATGCCCATCTGCCCACCGGCTcggtttcccccttccttccttgaCCTCTGTCATTGTCCACTGACTTCCTCTTCCTTACCCCTTGGGTCCTGGCTCCCTGGGCACTGTCctggagtgggggcagggaggagaggcCTGTCTACTGTTCTCCAGGGTCCTTGGCAGTTTGGCCCAGATGGGTAGA includes:
- the FAM110A gene encoding protein FAM110A, encoding MPMDTLASGSPAAPALPFRLRTKVPGYLGRRPADGGARKPSAVERLEADKAKYVKSLHVATTRQEPVQPLLSKQPLFSPGTRRTVLTPSRRALPGPGRRPQLDLDILSSLINLCDSPVSPAEASRPPGRADGPRQDLPATPPRPSLSTAAVRRVDVRPLPACSAQPCPSPGSAAASSPARPPGLQRCKSDLSERLSRAAADLERFFNFCGLDPEEARGLGVAHLARASSDIVSLAGPSAGPGSSEGGCSRRSSATAEDRARDRVPYGVSVVERNARVIKWLYGLRQARESSAVEC